One Mauremys mutica isolate MM-2020 ecotype Southern chromosome 19, ASM2049712v1, whole genome shotgun sequence genomic window carries:
- the TIMM22 gene encoding mitochondrial import inner membrane translocase subunit Tim22 — protein sequence MGMLGVVVRWDEGVAARPRVVTLCRIGCCGTTGGRGRSIPPPTPSVESTVGEATTEFTRPVMAAAAAPSPGGSAPAGPGPAPAGPAQLQYSLLLEHLVGERRGPRQARALDPAALGGIPAPPKSEEQKLIERVMESCGFKAALACVGGFVLGGAFGVFTAGIDTNVGFDPKDPYRTPTAKEVLKDMGQRGMSYAKNFAIVGAMFSCTECLVESYRGKSDWKNSVVSGCITGGAIGFRAGLKAGALGCGGFAAFSAVIDYYLR from the exons ATGggcatgctgggagttgtagtccgcTGGGACGAGGGCGTCGCAGCCCGCCCGCGAGTAGTTACACTGTGTCGAATCGGCTGCTGCGGAACCACAGGCGGCCGGGGCAGAAGcatcccccccccaactccgagTGTGGAATCTACGGTCGGGGAGGCAACGACTGAGTTTACCCGGCCTGtcatggcggcggcggcggcccccTCCCCGGGGGGAAGCGCGCCCGCCGGCCCCGGGCCTGCCCCAGCCGGGCCGGCCCAGCTGCAGTACAGCCTCCTGCTGGAGCACCTGGTGGGGGAGCGGCGGGGGCCCCGCCAGGCCCGGGCCCTGGACCCCGCCGCGCTGGGGGGCATCCCGGCCCCGCCCAAGAGCGAGGAGCAGAAGCTGATCGAGCGGGTCATGGAGAGCTGCGGGTTCAAGGCGGCGCTGGCCTGCGTGGGAG GTTTTGTTTTGGGAGGAGCATTTGGTGTATTCACAGCAGGCATCGATACCAACGTAGGGTTTGATCCCAAGGATCCCTATCGTACACCAACTGCAAAAGAAGTCCTTAAAGATATGGGGCAACGAGGGATGTCCTATGCCAAAAACTTTGCCATTGTGGGTGCTATGTTCTCCTGTACTGAATGCCTAGTAGAATCT TATCGTGGAAAATCAGACTGGAAGAACAGTGTTGTTAGTGGTTGCATCACTGGAGGAGCCATTGGCTTTAGAG CTGGTTTAAAAGCAGGGGCCCTTGGCTGTGGTGGCTTTGCGGCTTTCTCGGCAGTGATTGATTATTACC